From Quercus robur chromosome 8, dhQueRobu3.1, whole genome shotgun sequence:
GGTTCAGATTTAGGTAGGTACTAGGTACcatacccattaaaaaaaaaaaagtaagggtaccatagaatatatttttaatatttaaatatcagtttttttttttttttttggaagagaatatttaaatatcagttaaatattatttattgaactttttatttattatttattttaaagattgTTTTATGGTTTTTTGTGATGGAAAGTTGCTAATATAGTTTTTGTATTTAGATTTATGATTATGTCATTGTGTCAACAAGGAAGAATATTCTTCGACACataaagaacaaaacaaataaagaaaaagagaagcaagtaaataaattatttatgttttcctatttttctttctctttcatctAGTCTCTCTTTCAACTGACTTAAAACATTTTGAGCCCTAGACAAATCATTTATGCTTGCTTAATTTTAGTAGatttttaatgttaaatattaattaaatatttttttattgaactttttacTTCATTAATGTCGATATGACAAGGTTCTTGCAAGCAAAACAACCTACTGTTTATGAATAACAATAGAAAAACACATACATACGAACAAACTTGAAGAAATAACCACCAATATTTACAGTAAGAAGAATCCAATCTTGGCTTCAAAACACACCTAGGAAAGTTAGCCttggtttcaattttgttataaataagTTTATGTGGAACTCATCTTTACCTTCTTCTATAAATAAGACTAAGGGCTCTTGCTTTTTTAGGATAAAACATATTCCTCACTATTTTATGATTATTCCAATGTgtcaataaagaaaaatattctttaacacaaatgagaaaaaatcaaataaagaaaaagagaaacaaatttatataataataaaaaaaagaaaagaaaaagtgagaagCAAGTAGACAACACATTTATTTTTGCTtacttttctttatattttctctattctctctcttGGGTGACTTAACACATTGTGTGACCTATGGTGATAAATTATAGtggatttttcatatttaaatttctgttaaatattatttattcaatttttattattattttttttttaaagatagttctttgattttttttttttttttttttgagatggaaATTGAATGGGCAGCAAGCCagagaaaagaatgaagaaaatttGGAGGTTCTGGTCTAAGTGCTGATCAACACTTTGCCAAGTGACGATCTACTCTTCTTCCAAAGACCTTTCAGATTCTTTCAtttttgatttctctctttttggtttCAATTGTTATATGATTTTCTCCAAatttcaactatttttttttctgaatttatTGGTCCTTAGGCATTATAaatcaattatgaaattataaaattaattaaataaattattttaacaattgatttttACCAATTTTGTCGGGAATCAATTAATGCTTTATCTCTGGATTGAATAAGGTGCACGCAATCTTTACATAAATCATATCCTCAACCAATAACGTTATGAACATAATTTAGATTGATGACTAAAAATAGATCAATTATAATTAAGAGTTCATAATCACATGTGGTCAGGACCCAACTCATGCAAGTGCATATTATCGttgaaacttttttgtttttgttttttgttatctTTCAATCTGGCGATTTGATTAAGACTTGTGAATCATCTTTTTGATCGTTAtgacttcaaaatttatatcataCATGAAAATTAAATGATCAAAATTACAGTTTACTCTTGTAATGTGATGTGATGGTGATACGTAATGGGATGCTAGTGAGATGCAAATGTAATGCTAGTGAAGTTAAATGAGATTTGCAAAATAGAGTGTTTATAGCGTGTTGGACGCAATGATCGAATTGCCCTATACAGAAGATCAAGCCACATCAAGATTTAACAAGTAATGTGTATTCTTGCAATATAATATTTAAACcatgtcaaaattttattggtttaaattttaagataaggAGCATTAGGTAAATTCTAGAggataattatgatttttgaattttttttaatcaacttGTAagataaatgattaaattaaatttaaaatccacAAATATTCTAGGGTGTACTTTGGtcaattaatagtttaaaaagtgacttaaaacatgaaattttactaaaaataattagaagatATATTAAAAATCATTCAAAAGTTGAAATtggaactcaattttttttttttttaaagaagaattgGAACTCAACTTTAGATTTCATGAAAAGCATATTTTgcaaaataatttcacaacattactattttagaaaataattttcagtAATTTATTACAGTATTTAACAAAAATGATTAGGCTAGAAAATATGATTATTATAGAATATCTTATggttactaatatatatatatatatatatatattatataagatagaaattctattctaaaaaaatccaagtgattattattattattatttgttgagTTTGAGTATGACACAAAACGACCACGTTTTCTCATTACCCTGTGGGTCACCATGAGCATGCATGCATGAGTGGATGTTGATGCATGATGATGTGTCCTCCACTTCATCAGTTCTTCACCCTCACATCCcaacaaatctctctctctctctcttcaccttCTAGGGTTTCTCTACCTCCACTCTCCAAAATCCAAAGATTGAATATCTTCACCAAAAACCCCACAAAAACCCTTCAACTTCTACCACAGTCCCATCCATTTCCATCACATTCACATTCTTTGCTAAACTAACTTTCACTTCCACAACACCAAACCAACCCATCCCATCCCCCAACACACAGTTTCCATTTTTAGCTAGCTAAAAGATAAGCCCTCAAACCCCACCCATTCATGGCCAAGACCAAACCTGGCAAAAAGGACCTCGATTCTTACACTATCAAAGGCACCAACAAAATCGTCAGacgtactctctctctctctctctctgtgaaaaaaaaaaaaaaaaaaaaaaacccattatttattttcaaattttatcaagctaaaaaaataaaaataaaaaccctccAAAACTCAATCCTAAGCTCAACTCGAGATTCTGTTGTTATGTTTGTTTCTGTTTCTGAAAACCcagaatttgtttttatttttttattttagactctaaaaacccaaaattaacCCTTCTTATAATGattttctatttccttttcTGGAAAACtcaaatctttttgtttttaagctATGGTTTTGGATTGCATTAAATTTGGGTTAATTTGTGGGTATTGCAGCTGGTGATTGTGTGTTGATGCGACCATCGGACTCCGATAAGCCTCCATATGTGGCGCGTGTGGAGAAGATCGAAGCAGATCACCGCAACAACGTGAAGGTTAGAGTCCGATGGTATTATCGGCCGGAGGAGTCGATCGGAGGGCGGAGACAGTTCCATGGGGCCAAGGAGCTGTTTCTATCAGACCACTATGATGTTCAGAGTGCACACACTATTGAGGGCAAGTGTATAGTACACTCCTTCAAGAACTATACTAAGCTTGAGAATGTTGGAGCTGAGGATTACTTTTGTAGGTTTGAGTACAAGGCTGCTACTGGAGGGTTCACCCCAGACCGTGTGGCTGTGTgagttttctgggttttgtgtggtttttattaaattttgaattattaagTTTTCTGGGTGAGTTTCTTTGGGGATTGGCATTTCAAGTAATGcttcttgggttttgtttttgtaggtATTGCAAGTGTGAGATGCCATATAACCCGGACGACCTAATGGTGCAGTGTGAGGGATGCAAGGACTGGTAAATTAGTTGCATGTTATTCCTTTGTTTTTTACTGAATTATGGCTTCTAGTGTACTTTCCTTTTTGTCCCTTGTCTAAATA
This genomic window contains:
- the LOC126695294 gene encoding chromatin remodeling protein EBS-like; this translates as MAKTKPGKKDLDSYTIKGTNKIVRPGDCVLMRPSDSDKPPYVARVEKIEADHRNNVKVRVRWYYRPEESIGGRRQFHGAKELFLSDHYDVQSAHTIEGKCIVHSFKNYTKLENVGAEDYFCRFEYKAATGGFTPDRVAVYCKCEMPYNPDDLMVQCEGCKDWFHPSCMGMTIEEAKKLDHFLCSDCSSDDDAKRSLNVFPVSPSVEAKVEPKRRKR